The Nicotiana tabacum cultivar K326 chromosome 14, ASM71507v2, whole genome shotgun sequence genome contains a region encoding:
- the LOC142168827 gene encoding uncharacterized protein LOC142168827 produces MNSFKLYLPILVLLQVLTSSLATLYPVSVANILNAPLTIHCIAQGQNVSRDNAPAGFVLNMSIDTNLANPTATCQLSSGNLHGNFVVFDSSKEPNRCFNGRCLWQARPDGLYLVINGQFSLVYKWP; encoded by the coding sequence ATGAATTCCTTCAAATTATATCTCCCAATTCTTGTCCTTTTACAAGTTTTAACATCTTCTTTAGCTACACTTTATCCAGTTTCTGTTGCTAATATATTGAATGCTCCATTAACAATCCATTGCATAGCACAAGGACAAAATGTTAGTAGAGATAATGCCCCTGCTGGTTTTGTTCTTAATATGTCTATTGACACAAATCTTGCTAATCCAACTGCTACATGTCAACTAAGTTCTGGAAATTTGCATGGGAATTTTGTGGTTTTTGATTCATCAAAAGAACCTAACAGATGTTTTAATGGAAGATGTCTTTGGCAAGCAAGGCCAGATGGACTTTATCTTGTTATTAATGGCCAATTTAGTTTAGTGTATAAGTGGCCATAA